In Bacillus toyonensis BCT-7112, a single window of DNA contains:
- the sufD gene encoding Fe-S cluster assembly protein SufD: MTIGTLPFDQETIRQRASEVNEAAWLTEFRLQALAQATELPMPTPDKTKIEKWDFIGKGDAAKQEPVSSLTELPEAVKNLIDENNSVLVQRTGTTAFVSLADEAKEKGVIFTDIVTAATEHAELLQKYLMKDGVKVDEHRLTALHAALINGGAFVYVPKNVVLETPLQAVFLVDGEEANVYNHVLFVADANSTATYVENYVANENAKGIANIVAEVIVEQGAQVKFGAVDLLAKDVTTYVNRRGIVGRDGRIDWALGLMNDGNTISENVTNLMGDGSYADTKTVTIGRGNQTQNFTTKVVHFGKHSEGWILKHGVQKDSATSIFNGIGKIEHGASKSNAQQSSRVLMLDEKARGDANPILLIDEDDVMAGHAASVGRVDPYQLYYLMSRGIPKREAERLVIHGFLAPVVNELPIEGVKAQLVEVIERKVR; the protein is encoded by the coding sequence ATGACAATCGGTACATTACCTTTCGATCAAGAAACAATCCGTCAGCGCGCTAGCGAAGTAAACGAAGCTGCTTGGTTGACTGAGTTCCGCTTACAAGCTCTTGCACAAGCAACAGAACTTCCAATGCCAACGCCTGATAAAACGAAAATTGAAAAATGGGACTTTATCGGAAAAGGCGACGCTGCTAAGCAAGAGCCTGTAAGTTCTTTAACAGAGCTTCCAGAAGCAGTGAAAAACTTAATCGATGAAAATAACAGCGTATTAGTACAACGTACTGGTACAACTGCGTTCGTTTCTTTAGCAGACGAAGCAAAAGAAAAAGGTGTTATTTTTACAGACATCGTAACAGCTGCAACAGAGCATGCTGAACTATTACAAAAGTATTTAATGAAAGACGGCGTGAAAGTAGACGAGCATCGTCTAACTGCACTTCATGCTGCATTAATCAACGGCGGTGCATTCGTATATGTTCCGAAAAACGTTGTTCTTGAAACTCCACTTCAAGCTGTATTCTTAGTAGACGGCGAAGAAGCTAACGTATATAACCACGTATTATTCGTAGCTGATGCGAACAGTACTGCAACTTATGTAGAAAACTATGTTGCAAATGAAAATGCTAAAGGTATTGCAAATATCGTAGCAGAAGTAATCGTGGAACAAGGCGCACAAGTGAAATTCGGTGCGGTTGATTTATTAGCAAAAGACGTAACAACTTACGTTAACCGCCGCGGCATTGTAGGACGCGACGGCCGCATTGATTGGGCTCTAGGCCTTATGAATGACGGAAACACAATCTCAGAGAACGTTACGAACTTAATGGGCGACGGTTCATATGCTGATACGAAAACAGTAACAATTGGCCGTGGTAACCAAACACAAAACTTTACAACTAAAGTTGTTCACTTCGGTAAACACTCTGAAGGTTGGATTTTAAAACACGGTGTACAAAAAGATAGTGCAACATCTATCTTTAACGGAATTGGTAAGATTGAACACGGTGCATCTAAATCAAATGCACAACAATCTTCTCGCGTTCTTATGTTAGACGAGAAAGCTCGCGGAGATGCAAACCCAATTCTTTTAATTGACGAAGATGATGTAATGGCAGGTCACGCAGCTTCAGTAGGCCGCGTAGATCCGTACCAATTATACTACTTGATGAGCCGTGGTATTCCAAAACGCGAAGCAGAACGTTTAGTCATCCATGGATTCTTAGCACCTGTAGTAAATGAGCTTCCAATTGAAGGAGTAAAAGCACAGCTTGTTGAGGTAATTGAAAGGAAAGTTCGCTAA
- the sufS gene encoding cysteine desulfurase SufS, translating into MNIHEIRKQFPILDQKVNGKQLVYFDSAATSQKPIQVIETLERYYKEYNSNVHRGVHTLGTKATDAYEGAREKVRKFINAKSMEEIIFTRGTTTALNTVAASYGLENVKEGDEIVISYMEHHSNIIPWQQVAKKTGATLKYLPLQLDGTISLEDVRQTVTPNTKIVSIMHVSNVLGTINPVKEIGAIAHENGAIMIVDGAQSAPHMKVDVQDLNCDFYALSAHKMCGPTGVGVLYGKKELLNNMEPIEFGGEMIDFVDLQESTWKELPWKFEAGTPIIGNAIGLGAAIDFLEEIGLHNIEKHEHELAQYALERLSEVDGVTIYGPKHRAGLVTFNIEDVHPHDVATVLDVEGIAVRAGHHCAQPLMKWLKASSTARASFYLYNTKEEIDTFVESLIKTKEYFTNVI; encoded by the coding sequence ATGAATATTCATGAAATACGCAAACAGTTTCCAATTCTTGATCAAAAAGTGAACGGCAAACAACTTGTTTATTTCGATAGTGCAGCAACTTCTCAAAAACCAATTCAAGTCATTGAAACGTTAGAACGTTACTATAAAGAATATAATTCTAACGTGCATCGCGGTGTTCATACGCTCGGTACGAAAGCTACTGACGCGTATGAAGGTGCACGTGAGAAAGTTCGCAAGTTTATTAACGCGAAATCAATGGAAGAGATTATTTTCACGCGCGGAACGACAACAGCATTAAATACAGTAGCGGCTAGCTATGGTCTTGAAAATGTAAAAGAAGGCGATGAAATCGTTATTTCTTACATGGAACACCATAGTAACATCATTCCGTGGCAACAAGTTGCGAAGAAAACTGGCGCAACTTTGAAATACCTTCCGCTTCAACTAGACGGTACAATTTCTTTAGAAGATGTTCGTCAAACTGTTACACCGAATACAAAAATCGTTTCTATTATGCACGTGTCAAACGTACTTGGAACGATTAACCCTGTAAAAGAAATCGGAGCAATCGCACATGAAAACGGTGCAATCATGATCGTTGATGGAGCACAAAGTGCACCTCATATGAAAGTGGATGTACAAGATTTAAACTGTGATTTCTACGCATTATCTGCTCATAAGATGTGCGGACCAACAGGTGTCGGCGTATTATATGGTAAGAAAGAATTGCTAAACAATATGGAACCAATTGAATTTGGTGGTGAAATGATTGATTTCGTAGACTTACAAGAATCTACGTGGAAAGAGCTTCCGTGGAAGTTCGAAGCAGGTACACCGATTATCGGTAATGCAATCGGACTTGGTGCGGCAATTGATTTCCTAGAAGAAATCGGTCTTCATAATATTGAAAAGCATGAACATGAATTAGCGCAATACGCTTTAGAAAGACTATCAGAAGTAGATGGCGTTACAATTTATGGTCCAAAGCATCGCGCTGGTCTTGTTACATTTAATATTGAAGACGTACATCCTCACGATGTAGCGACAGTATTAGATGTAGAAGGTATTGCGGTTCGCGCAGGACACCACTGTGCACAACCGCTTATGAAGTGGCTGAAAGCTTCTTCAACAGCACGTGCGAGCTTCTATTTATATAATACAAAAGAAGAAATTGATACATTTGTTGAATCGCTAATCAAGACGAAGGAGTATTTCACAAATGTCATTTAA
- the sufC gene encoding Fe-S cluster assembly ATPase SufC, which produces MAGSTLTVKDLHVSIDGKEILKGVNLEVKGGEIHAIMGPNGTGKSTLSSAIMGHPKYEVTEGSIIIDGEDVLEMEVDERAQAGLFLAMQYPSEISGVTNADFLRSAINARREEGDEISLMKFIRTLDKNMEFLEMDPEMAQRYLNEGFSGGEKKRNEILQLMMIEPKIAILDEIDSGLDIDALKVVSKGINQMRGEEFGCLMITHYQRLLNYITPDFVHVMMNGRIVKSGGPELAQRLEAEGYDWIKKELGIEDETAEQEA; this is translated from the coding sequence ATGGCTGGTTCTACATTAACGGTTAAAGACTTACACGTATCAATTGACGGCAAAGAAATTTTAAAAGGTGTAAACCTTGAAGTAAAAGGTGGAGAAATCCACGCAATTATGGGACCTAACGGAACAGGTAAATCAACTTTATCTTCTGCAATTATGGGTCACCCAAAGTATGAAGTAACAGAAGGTAGCATCATCATTGACGGTGAAGATGTATTAGAAATGGAAGTAGACGAGCGCGCACAAGCAGGTCTATTCTTAGCAATGCAATATCCAAGTGAAATTAGCGGAGTTACAAACGCTGACTTCTTACGTTCTGCGATTAACGCACGTCGTGAAGAAGGCGATGAAATTTCTCTTATGAAATTTATCCGTACGTTAGATAAAAACATGGAATTCCTAGAAATGGATCCAGAAATGGCACAACGTTACTTAAATGAAGGTTTCTCTGGCGGTGAGAAAAAACGTAATGAGATTCTTCAATTAATGATGATTGAGCCAAAAATTGCAATCTTAGACGAAATCGATTCTGGTCTTGATATCGATGCGTTAAAAGTTGTATCTAAAGGTATTAACCAAATGCGCGGCGAAGAGTTCGGTTGCCTAATGATTACGCATTACCAACGTTTATTAAACTACATCACTCCAGACTTCGTTCACGTTATGATGAACGGTCGTATCGTTAAATCTGGTGGACCTGAGCTTGCACAACGTCTAGAAGCTGAAGGTTACGACTGGATTAAAAAAGAATTAGGTATTGAAGACGAAACAGCAGAGCAAGAAGCGTAA
- the metQ gene encoding methionine ABC transporter substrate-binding lipoprotein MetQ — MKKLLLTALISTSIFGLAACGGKDKDEKKLVVGASNVPHAEILEKAKPLLEKKGIELEVKKFQDYVLPNKSLADKELDANYFQHIPYLEKEIKDKKYDFEIAGKIHLEPIGVYSQKYKSLKELPDGATIIMSNSVTDHGRGLAILQKEGILKIKDGVDPVSATPKDIADNPKNLKFKTDIEPGLLPQVYNNKEGDAVLINSNYAIDAKLNPEKDAIAIEGSDSPYANIVAVRKGDKDKKEIKALVEVLHSKEIEDFITKEYKGAVVPVKE; from the coding sequence ATGAAAAAATTATTACTTACAGCACTTATTTCAACTTCAATTTTTGGGTTAGCTGCTTGTGGCGGGAAAGATAAAGATGAAAAGAAACTAGTTGTTGGGGCTTCTAACGTACCGCACGCTGAAATTTTAGAAAAGGCAAAACCGTTGCTTGAGAAAAAAGGAATTGAATTAGAAGTGAAAAAATTCCAAGATTACGTGTTGCCAAATAAATCGTTAGCGGATAAGGAATTAGATGCAAACTACTTCCAGCACATTCCGTATTTAGAAAAAGAAATTAAAGATAAAAAATATGATTTTGAAATAGCGGGGAAAATTCATTTAGAACCAATTGGTGTATACTCTCAAAAGTATAAGAGCTTAAAAGAACTGCCAGACGGGGCAACAATCATTATGAGTAATTCCGTTACTGACCATGGACGTGGTTTAGCAATTTTACAAAAAGAAGGTATTTTAAAAATTAAAGACGGAGTAGATCCAGTTAGTGCAACTCCGAAAGATATTGCAGATAATCCGAAAAACTTAAAGTTCAAAACGGATATCGAGCCTGGTTTATTACCACAAGTGTATAACAATAAAGAAGGCGACGCTGTTCTAATTAACTCTAACTATGCAATTGATGCGAAATTAAACCCAGAAAAAGATGCGATTGCAATTGAAGGTAGCGATTCTCCGTATGCTAACATCGTAGCAGTTCGTAAAGGGGATAAAGATAAGAAAGAAATTAAAGCTCTTGTAGAAGTGTTGCATTCTAAAGAAATTGAAGACTTTATTACTAAAGAGTATAAAGGGGCAGTTGTTCCTGTAAAAGAATAA
- the metQ gene encoding methionine ABC transporter substrate-binding lipoprotein MetQ, which produces MKKIILSVVTALSVFTLAACGGKEENKLVVGASNVPHAVILEKAQPILEKKGIKLEIKKFQDYVLPNKALTDKEIDANYFQHIPYLDKEIQEKGYKIVNAGKIHLEPMGIYSKKYKSLKDLPEGGTVIMSNNVAERGRMLALLQKGGVIKLKDGVDVVKATVKDVVENPKNLKFKTDVEPGLSPKLYENNEGDALFINSNYAIDAKLNPTKDAIAIEGSDSPYANIIAVRKGDEKKKEIKELVEVLHSKEIQDFITKEYKGAVLPVSE; this is translated from the coding sequence ATGAAAAAGATTATACTGTCAGTTGTTACAGCGCTATCTGTATTTACATTAGCTGCTTGCGGGGGAAAAGAGGAAAATAAGCTTGTCGTTGGAGCTTCTAACGTGCCGCACGCTGTCATTTTGGAGAAAGCACAGCCAATATTAGAGAAAAAGGGTATTAAATTAGAGATTAAAAAGTTCCAGGACTATGTTTTACCGAATAAAGCGTTAACGGATAAAGAAATTGATGCGAATTACTTCCAACACATTCCATATTTAGATAAAGAAATTCAAGAAAAAGGATATAAAATTGTAAACGCAGGAAAAATTCATTTAGAACCAATGGGCATTTATTCTAAGAAATATAAAAGCTTAAAAGACCTGCCAGAGGGCGGAACAGTTATTATGAGTAATAACGTGGCTGAGCGCGGCCGTATGTTAGCACTATTACAAAAAGGTGGCGTTATTAAGCTTAAAGATGGAGTAGATGTTGTTAAGGCGACAGTAAAAGATGTTGTAGAAAATCCGAAAAACTTAAAGTTTAAAACAGATGTTGAACCTGGACTGTCACCGAAGCTGTATGAAAATAATGAGGGAGATGCTTTATTTATTAATTCAAACTATGCAATTGATGCGAAATTAAATCCAACAAAGGATGCAATTGCGATTGAAGGATCAGACTCTCCGTATGCAAATATTATTGCAGTTCGTAAAGGTGACGAGAAGAAAAAAGAAATTAAAGAACTGGTAGAAGTATTGCATTCAAAAGAAATTCAGGATTTTATTACTAAAGAATATAAAGGTGCTGTACTTCCGGTAAGTGAATAA
- the sufB gene encoding Fe-S cluster assembly protein SufB produces the protein MAKQLPDIGDYKYGFKDKDVSIFRAGRGLTKEIVEEISRMKEEPQWMLDFRLKSLDKFYEMPMPQWGGDLNDLDFDEITYYVKPSEKSEKSWDEVPDEIKATFDKLGIPEAEQKYLAGVSAQYESEVVYHNMKEDLEALGIVFKDTDSALKENEDIFREHFGKVIPPTDNKFSALNSAVWSGGSFIYVPKGIKVDTPLQAYFRINSENMGQFERTLIIVDEGAHVHYVEGCTAPVYTTNSLHSAVVEIIIKKDAYCRYTTIQNWANNVYNLVTKRAVCEENATMEWIDGNIGSKLTMKYPAVILKGEGARGLTLSIAIAGKGQHQDAGAKMIHLAPNTSSTIVSKSIAKHGGKVTYRGIVHFGPKAKNSRSNIECDTLIMDNQSTSDTIPYNEIKNDYVSLEHEAKVSKVSEEQLFYLMSRGISEQEATEMIVMGFIEPFTRELPMEYAVEMNRLIKFEMEGSIG, from the coding sequence ATGGCGAAGCAACTGCCAGATATCGGCGATTACAAATATGGTTTCAAAGACAAAGACGTTTCGATTTTCCGTGCTGGACGCGGTTTAACAAAAGAAATCGTTGAAGAGATTTCACGTATGAAAGAAGAACCACAGTGGATGTTAGACTTCCGTTTAAAATCACTGGATAAGTTCTATGAAATGCCAATGCCACAATGGGGCGGCGACTTAAATGACTTAGATTTCGATGAAATTACGTACTACGTAAAACCATCTGAGAAATCTGAGAAGTCTTGGGATGAAGTACCTGATGAAATTAAAGCGACATTTGATAAATTAGGTATTCCTGAAGCAGAGCAAAAATATTTAGCTGGTGTGTCTGCACAGTACGAATCTGAAGTTGTATACCACAACATGAAAGAAGACTTAGAAGCTCTAGGAATCGTCTTCAAAGATACAGATAGCGCATTAAAAGAGAACGAAGATATTTTCCGTGAGCATTTCGGAAAAGTAATCCCACCAACAGACAACAAATTCTCTGCATTAAACTCTGCAGTTTGGTCTGGTGGATCATTCATCTATGTTCCAAAAGGTATTAAAGTTGATACACCACTTCAAGCGTATTTCCGTATTAACTCTGAAAATATGGGACAATTCGAGCGTACGCTTATCATCGTAGACGAAGGCGCACACGTACACTACGTAGAAGGTTGTACAGCACCTGTTTACACGACTAACTCACTTCACAGTGCGGTAGTAGAAATCATCATTAAGAAAGATGCATATTGCCGTTATACAACAATCCAAAACTGGGCGAACAACGTATACAACCTAGTTACAAAACGTGCGGTTTGTGAAGAAAACGCAACGATGGAATGGATTGACGGTAACATCGGATCTAAATTAACGATGAAATACCCAGCAGTTATCTTAAAAGGCGAAGGCGCTCGTGGTTTAACGTTATCTATCGCGATTGCTGGTAAAGGCCAACACCAAGATGCTGGTGCGAAAATGATTCACTTAGCACCAAACACTTCTTCAACAATCGTTTCTAAATCGATTGCGAAGCATGGTGGTAAAGTAACTTACCGTGGTATCGTACACTTCGGACCAAAAGCGAAAAACTCTCGCTCTAACATCGAGTGTGACACGTTAATCATGGATAACCAATCTACATCTGATACAATTCCTTACAACGAAATCAAAAACGATTACGTTTCACTTGAGCACGAAGCGAAAGTATCGAAAGTATCAGAAGAACAATTATTCTACCTAATGAGCCGCGGTATTTCTGAGCAAGAAGCTACAGAAATGATCGTAATGGGCTTCATCGAGCCATTCACTCGCGAACTTCCAATGGAATACGCAGTTGAAATGAACCGCCTAATCAAGTTTGAGATGGAAGGTTCTATTGGTTAA
- the sufU gene encoding Fe-S cluster assembly sulfur transfer protein SufU, with translation MSFNNLDTLYRQVIMDHYKNPRNNGVLEDSVTVNLNNPTCGDRIQLTMKVEEGIVQEAKFEGEGCSISMSSASMMTQAVKGKKIEEALQLSKIFSDMMLGKEYDDSIDLGDIEALQGVCKFPARIKCATLAWKALEKGLNEDK, from the coding sequence ATGTCATTTAATAATTTAGATACGTTATATCGTCAAGTTATTATGGATCATTATAAGAATCCTCGTAACAATGGCGTGCTAGAAGATAGTGTTACAGTAAACTTGAACAATCCAACTTGCGGCGATCGTATTCAACTTACGATGAAAGTAGAAGAAGGTATTGTGCAAGAAGCGAAGTTTGAAGGAGAAGGATGTTCTATCTCAATGTCTTCAGCTTCCATGATGACACAAGCAGTAAAAGGTAAGAAAATTGAAGAGGCACTTCAGCTTTCTAAAATTTTCTCTGACATGATGCTAGGAAAAGAGTACGATGACAGCATCGATTTAGGAGATATTGAAGCATTACAAGGCGTATGCAAGTTCCCTGCACGTATTAAATGTGCAACATTAGCGTGGAAAGCGTTAGAAAAGGGCTTAAACGAAGATAAGTAA
- a CDS encoding methionine ABC transporter permease produces MDKLLANVDWNQMLEATGETLYMTAIAALATFVLGLILGLLLFMTSKDNLWENKAVNTGIGAFVNIFRSIPFIILIILLIPFTKIILGTILGASAALPALIIGAAPFYARMVEIALREIDKGVIEASKAMGAKTSTIILKVLIPESLPALVSGITVTTIALVGYTAMAGVVGAGGLGTLAYLEGFQRGNNDVTIVATICVLLVVFFIQWIGDSVTTRIDKR; encoded by the coding sequence ATGGATAAGTTACTCGCAAATGTTGATTGGAATCAAATGTTAGAAGCGACTGGTGAAACGTTATATATGACGGCAATCGCAGCGCTTGCCACATTTGTTTTAGGACTCATTTTAGGATTGTTACTCTTTATGACATCGAAAGATAATTTATGGGAAAACAAAGCGGTTAATACAGGGATTGGAGCCTTTGTAAACATATTCCGTTCTATACCGTTCATCATTTTAATCATTTTATTAATTCCATTCACAAAGATTATCCTTGGAACAATTCTCGGGGCTAGTGCAGCATTGCCAGCTTTAATTATTGGAGCGGCACCATTTTACGCAAGAATGGTTGAAATTGCACTTCGTGAAATTGATAAAGGTGTAATCGAAGCTTCAAAAGCAATGGGGGCAAAAACAAGCACAATCATTTTAAAAGTGTTAATTCCAGAATCATTACCAGCGTTAGTATCTGGTATTACGGTAACGACAATTGCTTTAGTAGGCTACACAGCAATGGCGGGAGTTGTTGGTGCTGGTGGTCTTGGAACACTTGCTTACTTAGAAGGATTCCAGCGTGGAAATAACGATGTAACAATCGTTGCGACAATTTGTGTGTTACTAGTTGTATTTTTCATTCAGTGGATTGGTGATAGTGTAACGACTCGAATAGATAAAAGATAA
- a CDS encoding bifunctional metallophosphatase/5'-nucleotidase translates to MYRFVQGEKKRRQEAGETVLTVDIGDHVDRFHSISEATNGLGNTKLLNEALYDYVTIGNNEGITLAKEHLNRLYDDAGFEVLVANLFEKEGIRPAWAKPYKLHTTTDGITIAFIGLTVAYPEFYQMLDWHIEDPIEHLESILEEVKDEAHIKVVLSHLGKSMDEYMAEHYDIDVILGAHTHHLFERGVLMNNTLLCCCEKWGRYVGHVQLTVDKETKRLLKKDGRAIKTERLGAYSKPLSTIEMLQEESKHIMAEPVVHLKESLPVDWFHETPFSHMLANALKTWCGAEIGMVNAGVLLEGLEEGVVTRGDIHRICPHPINPCALKVSGKTLREVILKARRPNMENLEVKGFGFRGKVMGKMIYAGVEVIPDTTPGNKILLEDVLINGESLELDRIYTVGTIDMFTFGYLYPELSTLSDKQYYMPELLRDVLTDVLITHTSSVKL, encoded by the coding sequence ATTTATCGGTTTGTACAAGGGGAGAAAAAGCGAAGACAGGAAGCGGGAGAGACCGTTTTGACGGTTGATATCGGCGATCATGTGGATCGTTTTCACAGTATTTCGGAAGCGACGAATGGGCTTGGCAATACGAAGCTTTTAAATGAGGCGTTATATGATTATGTAACGATTGGAAATAATGAAGGAATTACGTTAGCGAAGGAGCATTTGAATCGTCTATATGATGATGCTGGATTTGAGGTGCTCGTCGCGAATTTATTTGAAAAAGAAGGTATACGTCCAGCATGGGCAAAGCCTTATAAATTACATACAACGACAGATGGAATTACGATTGCTTTTATTGGATTAACGGTAGCATATCCCGAGTTTTATCAAATGTTAGACTGGCACATTGAAGATCCAATCGAGCATTTAGAGTCTATTTTAGAAGAAGTGAAAGATGAGGCGCATATTAAAGTTGTCCTATCTCACCTTGGAAAAAGCATGGATGAGTATATGGCGGAGCATTATGATATAGATGTTATTTTAGGTGCACATACGCATCATTTATTTGAGCGCGGTGTTCTTATGAATAATACTTTACTTTGTTGTTGTGAAAAGTGGGGCCGTTACGTTGGGCACGTGCAGCTTACTGTGGATAAAGAGACGAAGAGACTGTTGAAGAAGGACGGTAGAGCGATTAAGACAGAGCGGTTAGGTGCTTATAGTAAACCGTTATCCACAATTGAAATGCTGCAGGAAGAAAGTAAGCATATCATGGCAGAGCCTGTCGTTCATTTAAAGGAATCATTACCAGTTGATTGGTTTCATGAGACACCATTTTCGCACATGTTAGCAAATGCGCTGAAAACGTGGTGCGGTGCAGAGATTGGAATGGTGAACGCTGGTGTACTTCTTGAGGGATTAGAAGAAGGTGTTGTGACTCGCGGAGATATTCACAGAATTTGTCCACATCCAATTAATCCATGTGCGTTGAAAGTGTCAGGAAAAACATTAAGAGAAGTGATCTTGAAAGCACGCCGCCCGAATATGGAGAATCTTGAGGTGAAAGGATTCGGATTTCGAGGAAAAGTGATGGGGAAAATGATTTACGCTGGTGTAGAAGTCATTCCAGATACGACTCCTGGGAATAAAATTTTACTCGAAGATGTATTGATTAACGGGGAATCGCTGGAATTAGATCGTATATATACGGTTGGAACGATTGATATGTTTACATTCGGATACTTATACCCAGAGCTATCCACACTTTCTGACAAACAATATTATATGCCGGAACTACTTAGAGATGTGTTAACAGACGTGTTGATAACTCATACATCTTCCGTCAAACTATAG